A portion of the Doryrhamphus excisus isolate RoL2022-K1 chromosome 20, RoL_Dexc_1.0, whole genome shotgun sequence genome contains these proteins:
- the znhit2 gene encoding zinc finger HIT domain-containing protein 2 produces the protein MNPIMSRTLPTSVRSLLTDIGPKDESDDTQDAPSVIKEGILLPLAGCASREEDFLTPVQNHEADGKKIKTGAMCMLCNCKPACYTCPRCNLSYCGVACYRSPGHSLCSEEFYKESVLQELKNMGKTEHEGKEKMLQILLELRQKAEMTDGGMGSVLREAGMVREKEEGNIEAMELLSRLAELQESRAGDASEIEAIMRKLEELGGQEGGEEPTEGVAEHLSELDLDQLSEEELWALLDSQEKEKFMGLLKGGALGGLIPVWRPWWEEHEVGGRALVEVLEEEVNKQDNYDASPLEEVQNQDKKVKKTKKEAIANRGSSAVSSVPLISSKIPKLTSLCPNPSPLVCYGLVNTLYCYSFTLQLLNGDVDSLLYEFCDMMLSLSDALSSAKVFTSIQEAVHCGETLILGGGYLDKEESRATDWAMEGAAHILTGRDNKDATGYTLAALSQLRSALSKARAALSKDGEENKRRQKYFLASKKCEFFQAWTLDNSNQTRRLALELWNERSRRERSRESMEKTKTLVEQSVKKDKRKGNRKLIQELN, from the coding sequence ATGAATCCAATAATGAGCCGTACGCTACCTACGTCCGTAAGGAGTCTACTGACAGACATCGGTCCAAAAGACGAGTCTGATGACACACAGGATGCCCCGTCAGTCATCAAGGAGGGAATACTGCTTCCATTAGCAGGGTGCGCTTCCAGGGAAGAAGACTTTCTCACCCCTGTTCAGAACCACGAAGCTGATGGGAAGAAAATAAAGACTGGCGCAATGTGCATGTTGTGTAACTGCAAACCAGCATGCTACACATGTCCCAGGTGCAACTTGAGCTACTGTGGTGTGGCTTGCTACAGAAGCCCTGGGCACTCCTTGTGTTCTGAGGAGTTCTACAAAGAGTCTGTTCTCCAGGAGCTGAAGAACATGGGAAAAACAGAGCATGAGGGGAAGGAGAAAATGCTGCAGATTCTTCTTGAACTAAGGCAAAAAGCGGAAATGACAGACGGTGGAATGGGAAGTGTATTAAGAGAAGCCGGCATGGTGCGGGAAAAAGAGGAGGGGAACATTGAAGCTATGGAGCTCCTATCCAGATTAGCCGAGCTTCAGGAGTCGAGAGCAGGAGATGCATCGGAGATTGAGGCCATTATGAGAAAACTGGAAGAGCTCGGAGGACAGGAAGGAGGTGAGGAACCAACAGAAGGTGTAGCTGAGCATCTATCAGAGCTGGACCTTGACCAACTCTCTGAAGAGGAGCTGTGGGCGCTTCTTGACAGCCAGGAGAAAGAGAAATTCATGGGTCTGCTTAAGGGTGGCGCTCTTGGTGGGTTGATCCCTGTGTGGAGGCCTTGGTGGGAGGAGCATGAGGTTGGAGGGAGAGCActggtggaggtgctggaggaggaggtgaacaAGCAGGACAATTACGACGCATCACCACTAGAGGAGGTTCAGAATcaagacaaaaaagtgaaaaagactAAAAAGGAGGCAATCGCCAACAGAGGAAGCTCGGCAGTCTCAAGTGTGCCTTTGATTTCTTCCAAAATACCCAAACTGACATCTTTATGTCCGAATCCATCTCCGCTGGTGTGCTACGGTTTAGTCAATACTCTTTATTGCTACAGTTTCACTTTACAGCTCCTTAATGGTGACGTCGACTCACTGCTATATGAATTTTGTGATATGATGCTCTCCTTGTCTGATGCGCTGAGTTCCGCCAAGGTTTTCACCTCCATCCAAGAGGCCGTACACTGCGGAGAGACGCTCATTTTGGGAGGTGGCTACCTTGACAAAGAAGAGTCCCGTGCCACAGACTGGGCGATGGAAGGCGCGGCTCACATCCTGACCGGACGAGATAACAAGGATGCTACAGGTTACACCTTGGCGGCGTTGAGCCAGCTTCGATCGGCACTCTCCAAAGCCAGAGCGGCGCTTTCTAAAGATGGCGAAGAAAACAAAAGGAGACAGAAATACTTCCTGGCTTCAAAGAAGTGTGAATTCTTCCAAGCCTGGACGCTGGATAATTCTAACCAGACCCGCAGACTGGCTTTGGAGCTGTGGAATGAGCGCAGCAGGAGAGAGAGAAGCAGGGAGAGTATGGAGAAAACAAAGACACTCGTTGAGCAGAGCGTTAAGAAAGACAAGAGGAAAGGGAATAGAAAGTTGATCCAAGAATTGAACTGA